The Megachile rotundata isolate GNS110a chromosome 8, iyMegRotu1, whole genome shotgun sequence genome has a segment encoding these proteins:
- the Eph gene encoding eph receptor tyrosine kinase isoform X11: MAPFNMAGVAGLLATCAAAAASAAHLLPLLLLLIYPRGTHAEQVVLLDTTQEEKLEWTKYPFGAAASTPGWVEESFTNFDKGINWRSYVVCDVAYNNVNNWLWTPFIERGPANRMYIEIKFTTRDCSLFPGNALSCKETFSLLYYEFDAATKEPPPWETDSYKLIGRIAAGDGRFNTNTNTEVVINTEVKSIPVTKKGVYFAFRDQGACISILAIKVYYISCPEISVNFAHFPATPTGREVALIEQTVGTCVDNAEVIEQPTYLCKGDGKWYLSNGGCHCKPGYQADVEKQKCTSCPIGKFKHEAGSHSCEPCPAYSKSSDYGFTECRCDVGYFRAEKDPKKMPCTQPPSAPQNLTVNFVDQSTVILSWNAPHMLGGRTDTTYRVVCDACSMGVKYIPNTEVFNDTKITITGLNAVTTYRFQVFAENGVSALAGKSEYVDITVTTEASVPSLVSNVRITSVKNSELSISWDAPVTEVGGDSDLVERYEVRCYPRYDDATNATVIQTSDLSATFKGLKPATDYAIQVRAKTTRGWGEYTPVVYKKTPHAMGGLDYVGEDDNMQVRIIAGAIVAVVVLLVIIIIMTVLILRSRASDECNKKQPSDCDTLEYRNGEGLVVTYMHCKMDSSPIVTTHTNNKSKSSLTTPLFTPAVGVAAASAGGAGGGGARSYVDPHTYEDPNQAVREFAREIDAGYITIEAIIGGGEFGDVCRGKLKLPPDGRTEIDVAIKTLKPGSADKARNDFLTEASIMGQFEHPNVIFLQGVVTKSNPVMIITEFMENGSLDTFLRANDGKFQVLQLVGMLRGIASGMQYLAEMNYVHRDLAARNVLVNATLVCKIADFGLSREIESATEGAYTTRSVSSGKKGGKIPVRWTAPEAIAFRKFTSASDVWSMGIVCWEVMSYGERPYWNWSNQDVIKSIEKGYRLPAPMDCPEAIYQLMLDCWQKERTHRPTFANLTQTLDKLIRSPDTLRKIAQNRGTNPLAPDAVDLTQLTSVSEWLNSIKMSRYTENFERSGVTTLEAAARVTVQELTALGVTLVGHQKKIMNSVTALRAQMSATSQGFLV; encoded by the exons TGGGTGGAGGAGTCGTTCACCAACTTCGACAAGGGCATCAATTGGCGGAGTTACGTCGTCTGCGATGTCGCGTACAACAACGTGAACAATTGGTTGTGGACGCCGTTCATCGAGAGGGGACCGGCGAACCGCATGTACATAGAAATCAAATTCACGACCCGCGACTGCTCGTTGTTCCCCGGAAACGCGCTCAGTTGCAAGGAAACTTTCAGTTTGCTTTACTACGAGTTCGACGCGGCCACCAAGGAACCACCGCCATGGGAAACGGACAGTTACAAGTTGATCG GGCGTATCGCCGCTGGTGACGGGAGATTCAACACGAACACGAACACGGAGGTGGTGATAAACACGGAGGTCAAGTCGATTCCCGTGACGAAGAAGGGCGTGTATTTCGCGTTCCGCGATCAAGGAGCTTGCATCTCCATCTTGGCTATTAAAGTTTACTACATCAGTTGTCCGGAGATTTCCGTGAACTTTGCCCACTTCCCGGCCACCCCGACGGGTCGCGAAGTCGCGCTGATCGAACAAACGGTCGGCACGTGCGTCGACAACGCCGAAGTGATCGAGCAACCCACTTACCTCTGCAAAGGCGACGGCAAATGGTACCTGTCGAACGGCGGATGCCACTGCAAGCCCGGATACCAAGCCGACGTCGAGAAACAGAAATGCACCTCGTGCCCGATCGGAAAATTCAAACACGAGGCAGGCTCGCACAGCTGCGAACCCTGTCCTGCTTACAGCAAGTCTTCCGATTACGGGTTCACCGAATGTCGCTGCGACGTTGGTTATTTCAGAGCCGAGAAGGACCCCAAGAAGATGCCGTGCACGC AGCCACCGTCGGCGCCGCAAAATCTGACGGTGAACTTCGTCGACCAGTCTACCGTGATTCTGTCCTGGAACGCGCCTCATATGCTGGGTGGTAGAACGGACACCACCTACAGGGTGGTTTGCGACGCTTGCAGCATGGGCGTCAAGTACATTCCGAACACC GAGGTCTTCAACGATACGAAGATCACGATAACGGGACTGAACGCGGTAACCACCTATCGATTCCAAGTGTTCGCCGAGAACGGCGTGTCGGCGTTGGCCGGGAAATCCGAGTACGTGGACATTACTGTCACCACGGAAGCCAGCGTGCCCAGCTTGGTGAGCAACGTCAGGATCACGAGTGTGAAGAACTCCGAATTAAGTATCAGTTGGGACGCTCCCGTAACCGAAGTCGGCGGAGATAGCGATCTGGTGGAACGATACGAAG TGAGATGTTATCCGCGCTACGACGACGCTACCAATGCCACGGTCATTCAAACCTCGGATTTATCCGCCACGTTTAAGGGCCTGAAACCGGCGACGGACTACGCGATACAAGTACGGGCGAAAACCACGCGTGGCTGGGGCGAATACACGCCAGTGGTGTACAAAAAGACCCCGCACGCTATGGGAGGCCTAG ATTACGTTGGAGAGGACGACAACATGCAAGTGAGAATCATTGCAGGAGCCATCGTGGCCGTGGTCGTTCTTCTGGTGATCATCATCATCATGACCGTCTTGATACTTAGAAG CAGGGCCTCGGACGAGTGCAACAAGAAACAGCCGAGCGACTGCGACACTTTGGAGTACAGAAACGGTGAAG GACTAGTTGTGACCTACA TGCACTGCAAAATGGACAGTTCACCGATTGTGACAACCCACACCAACAACAAGAGCAAGTCCTCGC TGACCACGCCGCTGTTCACGCCTGCAGTGGGTGTCGCCGCCGCGAGTGCCGGAGGAGCTGGCGGAGGAGGCGCGAGAAGCTACGTGGATCCTCACACCTACGAGGACCCGAATCAGGCCGTTCGCGAGTTTGCGAGAGAGATCGACGCGGGATACATCACGATAGAAGCCATCATAG GTGGCGGAGAGTTTGGCGACGTTTGTcgtggaaaattaaaattgccgCCCGACGGTCGAACGGAGATCGACGTGGCGATCAAGACGCTGAAACCGGGTTCCGCGGATAAGGCACGCAACGATTTTCTCACCGAGGCCTCGATCATGGGTCAGTTCGAGCACCCGAACGTGATATTCTTGCAAGGTGTCGTGACCAAGAGCAATCCGGTGATGATCATCACGGAGTTCATGGAGAACGGTAGCCTGGACACGTTTCTTCGAGCGAACGACGGCAAGTTCCAGGTGCTGCAGCTGGTAGGGATGCTTCGCGGCATCGCGAGCGGTATGCAATATCTAGCCGAGATGAACTACGTACACCGAGATCTGGCAGCGAGGAACGTGCTGGTGAACGCTACTCTGGTCTGCAAGATCGCCGACTTTGGCCTTAGCAGGGAGATCGAGAGCGCGACGGAGGGAGCGTACACGACCAGG AGTGTTTCCTCCGGCAAAAAGGGTGGAAAGATCCCGGTACGATGGACAGCTCCGGAAGCGATAGCGTTCCGAAAGTTCACCAGCGCTTCCGACGTGTGGAGCATGGGCATCGTTTGCTGGGAGGTGATGTCCTACGGCGAAAGACCGTACTGGAACTGGTCTAATCAGGATGTGATAAAGTCGATCGAGAAGGGATACAGGCTCCCGGCACCGATGGACTGTCCGGAGGCGATCTATCAGCTGATGCTCGATTGCTGGCAGAAAGAACGAACCCATCGTCCAACGTTCGCCAATCTCACCCAAACGTTGGACAAGCTTATACGAAGCCCGGACACGTTGAGGAAAATCGCCCAGAACAG GGGCACTAATCCACTGGCGCCGGACGCGGTGGACTTGACGCAGCTGACATCGGTCAGCGAATGGCTCAACTCCATCAAGATGTCGCGATACACGGAGAACTTCGAGAGGTCCGGGGTAACCACCCTGGAGGCAGCTGCGCGCGTAACCGTTCAGGAGTTGACGGCACTCGGAGTGACGCTAGTTGGACACCAGAAGAAGATCATGAACAGCGTGACGGCGCTCAGAGCACAGATGTCCGCCACGTCGCAGGGCTTTCTCGTTTAA
- the Eph gene encoding eph receptor tyrosine kinase isoform X17, whose amino-acid sequence MAPFNMAGVAGLLATCAAAAASAAHLLPLLLLLIYPRGTHAEQVVLLDTTQEEKLEWTKYPFGAAASTPGWVEESFTNFDKGINWRSYVVCDVAYNNVNNWLWTPFIERGPANRMYIEIKFTTRDCSLFPGNALSCKETFSLLYYEFDAATKEPPPWETDSYKLIGRIAAGDGRFNTNTNTEVVINTEVKSIPVTKKGVYFAFRDQGACISILAIKVYYISCPEISVNFAHFPATPTGREVALIEQTVGTCVDNAEVIEQPTYLCKGDGKWYLSNGGCHCKPGYQADVEKQKCTSCPIGKFKHEAGSHSCEPCPAYSKSSDYGFTECRCDVGYFRAEKDPKKMPCTQPPSAPQNLTVNFVDQSTVILSWNAPHMLGGRTDTTYRVVCDACSMGVKYIPNTEVFNDTKITITGLNAVTTYRFQVFAENGVSALAGKSEYVDITVTTEASVPSLVSNVRITSVKNSELSISWDAPVTEVGGDSDLVERYEVRCYPRYDDATNATVIQTSDLSATFKGLKPATDYAIQVRAKTTRGWGEYTPVVYKKTPHAMGGLDYVGEDDNMQVRIIAGAIVAVVVLLVIIIIMTVLILRRASDECNKKQPSDCDTLEYRNGEGLVVTYMGVAAASAGGAGGGGARSYVDPHTYEDPNQAVREFAREIDAGYITIEAIIGGGEFGDVCRGKLKLPPDGRTEIDVAIKTLKPGSADKARNDFLTEASIMGQFEHPNVIFLQGVVTKSNPVMIITEFMENGSLDTFLRANDGKFQVLQLVGMLRGIASGMQYLAEMNYVHRDLAARNVLVNATLVCKIADFGLSREIESATEGAYTTRSVSSGKKGGKIPVRWTAPEAIAFRKFTSASDVWSMGIVCWEVMSYGERPYWNWSNQDVIKSIEKGYRLPAPMDCPEAIYQLMLDCWQKERTHRPTFANLTQTLDKLIRSPDTLRKIAQNRIRERGAPPPPPPASSTSSNVHLRKRGTNPLAPDAVDLTQLTSVSEWLNSIKMSRYTENFERSGVTTLEAAARVTVQELTALGVTLVGHQKKIMNSVTALRAQMSATSQGFLV is encoded by the exons TGGGTGGAGGAGTCGTTCACCAACTTCGACAAGGGCATCAATTGGCGGAGTTACGTCGTCTGCGATGTCGCGTACAACAACGTGAACAATTGGTTGTGGACGCCGTTCATCGAGAGGGGACCGGCGAACCGCATGTACATAGAAATCAAATTCACGACCCGCGACTGCTCGTTGTTCCCCGGAAACGCGCTCAGTTGCAAGGAAACTTTCAGTTTGCTTTACTACGAGTTCGACGCGGCCACCAAGGAACCACCGCCATGGGAAACGGACAGTTACAAGTTGATCG GGCGTATCGCCGCTGGTGACGGGAGATTCAACACGAACACGAACACGGAGGTGGTGATAAACACGGAGGTCAAGTCGATTCCCGTGACGAAGAAGGGCGTGTATTTCGCGTTCCGCGATCAAGGAGCTTGCATCTCCATCTTGGCTATTAAAGTTTACTACATCAGTTGTCCGGAGATTTCCGTGAACTTTGCCCACTTCCCGGCCACCCCGACGGGTCGCGAAGTCGCGCTGATCGAACAAACGGTCGGCACGTGCGTCGACAACGCCGAAGTGATCGAGCAACCCACTTACCTCTGCAAAGGCGACGGCAAATGGTACCTGTCGAACGGCGGATGCCACTGCAAGCCCGGATACCAAGCCGACGTCGAGAAACAGAAATGCACCTCGTGCCCGATCGGAAAATTCAAACACGAGGCAGGCTCGCACAGCTGCGAACCCTGTCCTGCTTACAGCAAGTCTTCCGATTACGGGTTCACCGAATGTCGCTGCGACGTTGGTTATTTCAGAGCCGAGAAGGACCCCAAGAAGATGCCGTGCACGC AGCCACCGTCGGCGCCGCAAAATCTGACGGTGAACTTCGTCGACCAGTCTACCGTGATTCTGTCCTGGAACGCGCCTCATATGCTGGGTGGTAGAACGGACACCACCTACAGGGTGGTTTGCGACGCTTGCAGCATGGGCGTCAAGTACATTCCGAACACC GAGGTCTTCAACGATACGAAGATCACGATAACGGGACTGAACGCGGTAACCACCTATCGATTCCAAGTGTTCGCCGAGAACGGCGTGTCGGCGTTGGCCGGGAAATCCGAGTACGTGGACATTACTGTCACCACGGAAGCCAGCGTGCCCAGCTTGGTGAGCAACGTCAGGATCACGAGTGTGAAGAACTCCGAATTAAGTATCAGTTGGGACGCTCCCGTAACCGAAGTCGGCGGAGATAGCGATCTGGTGGAACGATACGAAG TGAGATGTTATCCGCGCTACGACGACGCTACCAATGCCACGGTCATTCAAACCTCGGATTTATCCGCCACGTTTAAGGGCCTGAAACCGGCGACGGACTACGCGATACAAGTACGGGCGAAAACCACGCGTGGCTGGGGCGAATACACGCCAGTGGTGTACAAAAAGACCCCGCACGCTATGGGAGGCCTAG ATTACGTTGGAGAGGACGACAACATGCAAGTGAGAATCATTGCAGGAGCCATCGTGGCCGTGGTCGTTCTTCTGGTGATCATCATCATCATGACCGTCTTGATACTTAGAAG GGCCTCGGACGAGTGCAACAAGAAACAGCCGAGCGACTGCGACACTTTGGAGTACAGAAACGGTGAAG GACTAGTTGTGACCTACA TGGGTGTCGCCGCCGCGAGTGCCGGAGGAGCTGGCGGAGGAGGCGCGAGAAGCTACGTGGATCCTCACACCTACGAGGACCCGAATCAGGCCGTTCGCGAGTTTGCGAGAGAGATCGACGCGGGATACATCACGATAGAAGCCATCATAG GTGGCGGAGAGTTTGGCGACGTTTGTcgtggaaaattaaaattgccgCCCGACGGTCGAACGGAGATCGACGTGGCGATCAAGACGCTGAAACCGGGTTCCGCGGATAAGGCACGCAACGATTTTCTCACCGAGGCCTCGATCATGGGTCAGTTCGAGCACCCGAACGTGATATTCTTGCAAGGTGTCGTGACCAAGAGCAATCCGGTGATGATCATCACGGAGTTCATGGAGAACGGTAGCCTGGACACGTTTCTTCGAGCGAACGACGGCAAGTTCCAGGTGCTGCAGCTGGTAGGGATGCTTCGCGGCATCGCGAGCGGTATGCAATATCTAGCCGAGATGAACTACGTACACCGAGATCTGGCAGCGAGGAACGTGCTGGTGAACGCTACTCTGGTCTGCAAGATCGCCGACTTTGGCCTTAGCAGGGAGATCGAGAGCGCGACGGAGGGAGCGTACACGACCAGG AGTGTTTCCTCCGGCAAAAAGGGTGGAAAGATCCCGGTACGATGGACAGCTCCGGAAGCGATAGCGTTCCGAAAGTTCACCAGCGCTTCCGACGTGTGGAGCATGGGCATCGTTTGCTGGGAGGTGATGTCCTACGGCGAAAGACCGTACTGGAACTGGTCTAATCAGGATGTGATAAAGTCGATCGAGAAGGGATACAGGCTCCCGGCACCGATGGACTGTCCGGAGGCGATCTATCAGCTGATGCTCGATTGCTGGCAGAAAGAACGAACCCATCGTCCAACGTTCGCCAATCTCACCCAAACGTTGGACAAGCTTATACGAAGCCCGGACACGTTGAGGAAAATCGCCCAGAACAG AATCAGGGAAAGGGGTGCTccgcccccacccccacccGCCTCGTCGACATCCTCCAACGTGCATTTAAGAAAAAG GGGCACTAATCCACTGGCGCCGGACGCGGTGGACTTGACGCAGCTGACATCGGTCAGCGAATGGCTCAACTCCATCAAGATGTCGCGATACACGGAGAACTTCGAGAGGTCCGGGGTAACCACCCTGGAGGCAGCTGCGCGCGTAACCGTTCAGGAGTTGACGGCACTCGGAGTGACGCTAGTTGGACACCAGAAGAAGATCATGAACAGCGTGACGGCGCTCAGAGCACAGATGTCCGCCACGTCGCAGGGCTTTCTCGTTTAA
- the Eph gene encoding eph receptor tyrosine kinase isoform X13 has protein sequence MAPFNMAGVAGLLATCAAAAASAAHLLPLLLLLIYPRGTHAEQVVLLDTTQEEKLEWTKYPFGAAASTPGWVEESFTNFDKGINWRSYVVCDVAYNNVNNWLWTPFIERGPANRMYIEIKFTTRDCSLFPGNALSCKETFSLLYYEFDAATKEPPPWETDSYKLIGRIAAGDGRFNTNTNTEVVINTEVKSIPVTKKGVYFAFRDQGACISILAIKVYYISCPEISVNFAHFPATPTGREVALIEQTVGTCVDNAEVIEQPTYLCKGDGKWYLSNGGCHCKPGYQADVEKQKCTSCPIGKFKHEAGSHSCEPCPAYSKSSDYGFTECRCDVGYFRAEKDPKKMPCTQPPSAPQNLTVNFVDQSTVILSWNAPHMLGGRTDTTYRVVCDACSMGVKYIPNTEVFNDTKITITGLNAVTTYRFQVFAENGVSALAGKSEYVDITVTTEASVPSLVSNVRITSVKNSELSISWDAPVTEVGGDSDLVERYEVRCYPRYDDATNATVIQTSDLSATFKGLKPATDYAIQVRAKTTRGWGEYTPVVYKKTPHAMGGLDYVGEDDNMQVRIIAGAIVAVVVLLVIIIIMTVLILRRASDECNKKQPSDCDTLEYRNGEVTTPLFTPAVGVAAASAGGAGGGGARSYVDPHTYEDPNQAVREFAREIDAGYITIEAIIGGGEFGDVCRGKLKLPPDGRTEIDVAIKTLKPGSADKARNDFLTEASIMGQFEHPNVIFLQGVVTKSNPVMIITEFMENGSLDTFLRANDGKFQVLQLVGMLRGIASGMQYLAEMNYVHRDLAARNVLVNATLVCKIADFGLSREIESATEGAYTTRSVSSGKKGGKIPVRWTAPEAIAFRKFTSASDVWSMGIVCWEVMSYGERPYWNWSNQDVIKSIEKGYRLPAPMDCPEAIYQLMLDCWQKERTHRPTFANLTQTLDKLIRSPDTLRKIAQNRIRERGAPPPPPPASSTSSNVHLRKRGTNPLAPDAVDLTQLTSVSEWLNSIKMSRYTENFERSGVTTLEAAARVTVQELTALGVTLVGHQKKIMNSVTALRAQMSATSQGFLV, from the exons TGGGTGGAGGAGTCGTTCACCAACTTCGACAAGGGCATCAATTGGCGGAGTTACGTCGTCTGCGATGTCGCGTACAACAACGTGAACAATTGGTTGTGGACGCCGTTCATCGAGAGGGGACCGGCGAACCGCATGTACATAGAAATCAAATTCACGACCCGCGACTGCTCGTTGTTCCCCGGAAACGCGCTCAGTTGCAAGGAAACTTTCAGTTTGCTTTACTACGAGTTCGACGCGGCCACCAAGGAACCACCGCCATGGGAAACGGACAGTTACAAGTTGATCG GGCGTATCGCCGCTGGTGACGGGAGATTCAACACGAACACGAACACGGAGGTGGTGATAAACACGGAGGTCAAGTCGATTCCCGTGACGAAGAAGGGCGTGTATTTCGCGTTCCGCGATCAAGGAGCTTGCATCTCCATCTTGGCTATTAAAGTTTACTACATCAGTTGTCCGGAGATTTCCGTGAACTTTGCCCACTTCCCGGCCACCCCGACGGGTCGCGAAGTCGCGCTGATCGAACAAACGGTCGGCACGTGCGTCGACAACGCCGAAGTGATCGAGCAACCCACTTACCTCTGCAAAGGCGACGGCAAATGGTACCTGTCGAACGGCGGATGCCACTGCAAGCCCGGATACCAAGCCGACGTCGAGAAACAGAAATGCACCTCGTGCCCGATCGGAAAATTCAAACACGAGGCAGGCTCGCACAGCTGCGAACCCTGTCCTGCTTACAGCAAGTCTTCCGATTACGGGTTCACCGAATGTCGCTGCGACGTTGGTTATTTCAGAGCCGAGAAGGACCCCAAGAAGATGCCGTGCACGC AGCCACCGTCGGCGCCGCAAAATCTGACGGTGAACTTCGTCGACCAGTCTACCGTGATTCTGTCCTGGAACGCGCCTCATATGCTGGGTGGTAGAACGGACACCACCTACAGGGTGGTTTGCGACGCTTGCAGCATGGGCGTCAAGTACATTCCGAACACC GAGGTCTTCAACGATACGAAGATCACGATAACGGGACTGAACGCGGTAACCACCTATCGATTCCAAGTGTTCGCCGAGAACGGCGTGTCGGCGTTGGCCGGGAAATCCGAGTACGTGGACATTACTGTCACCACGGAAGCCAGCGTGCCCAGCTTGGTGAGCAACGTCAGGATCACGAGTGTGAAGAACTCCGAATTAAGTATCAGTTGGGACGCTCCCGTAACCGAAGTCGGCGGAGATAGCGATCTGGTGGAACGATACGAAG TGAGATGTTATCCGCGCTACGACGACGCTACCAATGCCACGGTCATTCAAACCTCGGATTTATCCGCCACGTTTAAGGGCCTGAAACCGGCGACGGACTACGCGATACAAGTACGGGCGAAAACCACGCGTGGCTGGGGCGAATACACGCCAGTGGTGTACAAAAAGACCCCGCACGCTATGGGAGGCCTAG ATTACGTTGGAGAGGACGACAACATGCAAGTGAGAATCATTGCAGGAGCCATCGTGGCCGTGGTCGTTCTTCTGGTGATCATCATCATCATGACCGTCTTGATACTTAGAAG GGCCTCGGACGAGTGCAACAAGAAACAGCCGAGCGACTGCGACACTTTGGAGTACAGAAACGGTGAAG TGACCACGCCGCTGTTCACGCCTGCAGTGGGTGTCGCCGCCGCGAGTGCCGGAGGAGCTGGCGGAGGAGGCGCGAGAAGCTACGTGGATCCTCACACCTACGAGGACCCGAATCAGGCCGTTCGCGAGTTTGCGAGAGAGATCGACGCGGGATACATCACGATAGAAGCCATCATAG GTGGCGGAGAGTTTGGCGACGTTTGTcgtggaaaattaaaattgccgCCCGACGGTCGAACGGAGATCGACGTGGCGATCAAGACGCTGAAACCGGGTTCCGCGGATAAGGCACGCAACGATTTTCTCACCGAGGCCTCGATCATGGGTCAGTTCGAGCACCCGAACGTGATATTCTTGCAAGGTGTCGTGACCAAGAGCAATCCGGTGATGATCATCACGGAGTTCATGGAGAACGGTAGCCTGGACACGTTTCTTCGAGCGAACGACGGCAAGTTCCAGGTGCTGCAGCTGGTAGGGATGCTTCGCGGCATCGCGAGCGGTATGCAATATCTAGCCGAGATGAACTACGTACACCGAGATCTGGCAGCGAGGAACGTGCTGGTGAACGCTACTCTGGTCTGCAAGATCGCCGACTTTGGCCTTAGCAGGGAGATCGAGAGCGCGACGGAGGGAGCGTACACGACCAGG AGTGTTTCCTCCGGCAAAAAGGGTGGAAAGATCCCGGTACGATGGACAGCTCCGGAAGCGATAGCGTTCCGAAAGTTCACCAGCGCTTCCGACGTGTGGAGCATGGGCATCGTTTGCTGGGAGGTGATGTCCTACGGCGAAAGACCGTACTGGAACTGGTCTAATCAGGATGTGATAAAGTCGATCGAGAAGGGATACAGGCTCCCGGCACCGATGGACTGTCCGGAGGCGATCTATCAGCTGATGCTCGATTGCTGGCAGAAAGAACGAACCCATCGTCCAACGTTCGCCAATCTCACCCAAACGTTGGACAAGCTTATACGAAGCCCGGACACGTTGAGGAAAATCGCCCAGAACAG AATCAGGGAAAGGGGTGCTccgcccccacccccacccGCCTCGTCGACATCCTCCAACGTGCATTTAAGAAAAAG GGGCACTAATCCACTGGCGCCGGACGCGGTGGACTTGACGCAGCTGACATCGGTCAGCGAATGGCTCAACTCCATCAAGATGTCGCGATACACGGAGAACTTCGAGAGGTCCGGGGTAACCACCCTGGAGGCAGCTGCGCGCGTAACCGTTCAGGAGTTGACGGCACTCGGAGTGACGCTAGTTGGACACCAGAAGAAGATCATGAACAGCGTGACGGCGCTCAGAGCACAGATGTCCGCCACGTCGCAGGGCTTTCTCGTTTAA